CTGCTCATGTGCTCAGCCTGCCAGAAGTCGGCCTAGGATCGACCTGTGACCTATTCCGAGAGCCGTGGCCTGCACCACGGCGAGGCCGACGTGGCCGAGGTGCTCTGGCAGCGCCTCGACCCGGACCTGCCCGCGCCGTCCTACGCGCACCCGGGCGATGCCGGCCTCGACATCCGAGCCCGCGTCGACGTGGACCTGGGACCGGGGGAGCGCGCCCTCGTGCCCACGGGGCTGGCGATCGCGTTGCCCCTGGGTTACGCGGCCTTCCTCCACCCCCGTTCCGGCCTGGCGGCGCGTGCGGGGATCACGATCGTCAACGCCCCCGGAACGGTCGATGCGGGCTACCGCGGGGAGATCTCCGTGGCGCTGCTCAACACCGACTCCCGCGCGCACACCATCAGCCGGGGCGACCGCATCGCGCAGGTGGTCATCCAGAAGGTGGCCGTCGCCGACCTCATCGAAGTATCCCGGCTCCCGGGCAGCGATCGCGGAGCCGGCGGCTTCGGGTCCACCGGCGGCTGGCTGAAGGGAACCGCATCGTGAGCTTCTTCCGTCGTAAGAATTCCCGGGCCGCGGCCCCGCCGCAGGAGGCCGCCGAGCCGGCGGAGGAGACCTCCGCCGGTACGCGGGCCCCGGGACCGGTGAACACAGCGAACACAGGCGACCCAGTGGACACAGTGAACACGGGGGAGCCGACGGGTCCGGGCGATCCCGACGGCGCGGACGGCGCAGCGGCACGGGGTCCGTGGGATCTCGACGAACAGCCCGAGCTGGGCACCCGCGTGGACGTCGGGGGCCTGCGCATCCCCGCCCGGCAGGGGATGCAGGTGCGCATGGAGCTCGAGCCCAAGAGCCGCCGCATCGTCTCGGTCAACATCGCCCTCGGCGGGTCCGCGCTGCAGCTGCAGGCCTTCGCCGCCCCGCGCAGCGAGGGCCTGTGGGAGACGCTCCGCCCGGAGATCGTCGAGTCGATCACGAAGCAGGGCGGCACGGTCGAGGCTCGCGAGGGCGGCTTCGGCGAGGAACTCCTCGCCCGGCTGCCGGTGCGGACCAAGGACGGGCGCAGCGGGCACCGGCCCGCGCGCTTCCTCGGCTTCGACGGCTCCCGCTGGTTCCTGCGCGGCGTGCTCACGGGGCCGGCCGCGGTCGACCCGGAGGCGGGTGCCGCCCTCGAGGAGGTGTTCGCGGACGTCGTCGTCGTGCGTGGAACGGCGCCCCGGGCGCCGCGCGACCTGCTGCCCCTGCACCTGCCCGGGAAGCCGGGCGAGGAGGTCGCGCCCGAACCGACGCGTCCGGTGCTCGACCTGGGGCAGGGCCGGGGACCCGAGATCACCGAGGTCGGCTGAATGGGCGTGCGGTCGCTGTGGCGCCGGGCGCTCGCCTCGGAGGCCGAGCTGGACGCGGGGGAGGAGCGCGCCGCCGCCCGGGCCGAGGGAACCCAGCTCATCGGTGATGCGGTGCCCGGCACGGTCGTCGACCTGCTCGGCACGGTCCGCTCCCTCACCTATTCGCCCCCCGGCGCCCCGCCCACGGTCTCGGCCGAGCTCTACGACGGCTCCGGCAGCGCCGATCTCATCTTCCTCGGGCGGCGCGAGATCGCCGGTATCGTCCCCGGCCGCCGGCTGGCCGTCCACGGCCGGATCGGGGCGCACCTGCCGGGCAGCGCCCGGATGCATCTGTTCAACCCCGCGTATCGGCTGCTGCCACCCGCGCGCCTGCCCGCGAAGGAACCCGCCCGATGACCGATTCACCGCCCACCGGCACCGGCCCGGCCCCCGCCGACGATCGCGGCCTGCGCCAGCTGACCTCCGACTCCTTCGACGTCGCCGCCGCGATGGGCGGCGTGCGCGGCCTGATCGAGTCCGTCCTGCCCGGGCTCGTCTTCCTCGTGGTCTTCGTCATCACCCGCGACATCACGCTGTCCGTGGCCCTCGCGGTCGGGTGCGCGGTCGTCGCCACGATCGCCCGGCTCGTCGTGCGCACGCCGATCACCCAGGCCGTCGGCGGACTCGCCGGCGTCGTCATCGGGGCGGTCTGGGCGTGGCGGAGCGGGGAGGCGGCCGACTTCTTCGCGTGGGGGCTGTGGGTGAACGCGGGCTTCGCGACCGCGATGCTCGTGTCCGTGCTCGCGCGATTCCCGGCCGTGGCCGTGTTCGCCGCCGGGCTCACCGGGCACGACCTGCGCTGGCGCGACAGCTCCGATCCGGCGGCCGCCATGCGCCGGTTCCGGCAGGCGACGTGGCTGTGGTGCGGCGCGTTCCTCGCCCGCCTGGCCGTGCAGGTTCCGCTCTACTTCAACGACGAGGTCGGCTGGCTGGGCACCGCCCGGCTCGTCATGGGCGCCCCGATGTGGGTGCTCGTGCTGTGGATCACCTGGATCATGGTCAGTCCGATCGTTCGGGAACCAGCAGCCGGGCGATCTCGGGAAGACGCTGATCCGGAGCCGAGCTGATGAGCAGCAGCTGATCACCCACCTCGAGGGTGTCGTCGCCGGTCGGCGGGAGTGGGTCCGCGTCGCGGATGATCGCGGCGAGCACGGTGTGGCCGGGCCAGCGCAGGTCGGCGACGCGGGTTCCCACGGCCGGTGAATCGGCCGGGAGCGTGATCTCGAACATGTTCGCCTGCGAGGCGTGGAACGTGAAGATCTTCACGAGGTCCCCGACCGAGACGGCCTCCTCCACGAGCGCCGTCATGATCCGCGGCGTGGAGACGGCGACGTCGACCCCCCACGCGTCGTCGAACATCCACTCGTTCTTCGGGTTGTTCACCCGGGCCACGACGCGCGAGACCGTGTACTCGGTCTTCGCGAGCAGCGAGACGACGAGATTGACCTTGTCGTCGCCGGTCGCCGCTACCACGACGTCGGTCCGTTCGAGCTCTGCGCGTTCCAGGGTCGCGATCTCGCAGGCGTCCCCCAGCAGCCAGTCCGCCTCGGCCACCGTGGACACGCGCATCGCCGCCGGCTGATGGTCCATGAGCAGCACCTCGTGCCCGTGGCCGAGGAGTTCGCGGGCGATGGACCGGCCGACCGATCCGGCCCCGGCGATGACGACACGCATCAGTCCTCCTCCTCGGCGGGGGCCACCGCGAGCCGGCGCTGCACCTCGTCGATTCCGTCGGTCCCCACCAGCAGGTGCACGAGGTCGCCCTCCTGGAGCAGGTCGTGCGCCGCCGGAACGTACCCCACCCCGAGCCGGGCGAGGTAGGCCACGCGCGCGCCGATCGCGGCCTCGATGTGGGTGATCGACCATCCGATCCAGCCCGGGTGGCTGTCCGCCTGCACGAGCGAGACCGCACCGGAGGCGTCCCGGAACAGCGAGTGCGCCCCCGCGGGGATGAGCCGGCGCAGCACCTGATCGGCGGTCCAGCGGACGGTGGCCACGGTCGTGATGCCGAGGCGCTCGTAGATCTCCGCCCGCTTCGGATCGTAGATTCGGGCCACGACGTGCTCGACGCCGAAGACCTCGCGCACGACCCGGGCGGCGAGGATGTTCGAGTTGTCGCCCGAGGAGACGGCCGCGAACGCGTGCGCGTCCTCGATCCCCGCGCGGGCGAGCGCGTCCCGGTCGAAGCCCAGGCCGACGACCCGCTGGCCCTCGAACTCGTCGGGCAGCCGGCGGAACGAATCCGGATTCTGATCGATGATCGCGACCGAATGACCGTGGGTCTCGAGCGAGCGCGCGAGGGTCGTTCCCACCCGGCCGGCGCCCATGATCACGAAATGCACGGGACCGACGCTACACCGCCCCCGGGGAGCGTACGATCAGTGGCCGTGCCGAATATTGGTGACGCCGCGAAGCGTCTGCTCGTGGGCCGCCCGATGCGGTCCGACCGCTTGGGACACACGCTCCTGCCCAAGCGTCTCGCGCTGCCCGTGTTCGCCTCCGATGCGCTCTCCTCGGTCGCGTACGCGCCCGACGAGATCCTGCTCACCCTCTCCCTGGCGGGGCTCACCGCGTACGCCGTCTCCCCGTGGGTGGGGATCGCGGTCGTCGTGGTCATGCTCACCGTCGTCACCTCCTACCGGCAGACGGTGCGGGCGTATCCCTCGGGCGGCGGCGCGTACGAGGTGACCGCGACCAACCTCGGCAAGGGTGCGGGGCTCACGGTGGCCAGCGCACTCCTGGTCGACTACGTGCTCACCGTCGCCGTCTCGATCTCCTCGGGCACCCAGTACCTGGCCACGGTGCTCCCGGCGGCCGGCGGCCACGAGACGGGGATCGCGATCGGCATCGTGCTCCTGCTCGCCCTGCTCAACCTGCGTGGGGTGCGCGAATCCGGGGCGAAGACCGCGATCCCCGTCTACGTGTTCATGCTCTCGATGGGCGTGCTCGCGGTCGCGGGCGCCGTCCAGTGGCTGGCCGGGAGCCTGGGCCGGGCCCCGTCGGCGGACCTGGCGCTCGTGAGCGAACCGGGCTTCGACCAGGGCCTCATGGGCCTGGCCGGGGGACTGCTCATCCTGCGCGCGTTCTCCTCCGGGTCGGCGGCGCTCACGGGGGTCGAGGCGATCGCCAACGGCGTGCCGAACTTCCGCAAGCCCAAGTCCCGCAACGCCGGCACCACGCTCCTCCTGCTCGGCGGCCTCGGCTCGGCCATGCTGCTCACGGTGCTGCTGCTCGCCGGCGCGACCGGGGTGCGCTTCGTCGAGGATCCGGCGTCCCAACTGCTGCGCGACGGCGTGGGCGTCGGAGCCGACTACGTCCAGAACCCCGTGATCGGCCAGCTCGCGAGCACGGTCTTCGCCGGCTTCCAGCCGATGTTCTACCTGTTGACGATCTCGACCGGCATCATCCTGCTGCTCGCGGCGAACACCGCCTACAACGGGTTCCCGATCCTCGGGTCGATCCTCGCGCGGGAGGGCTATCTGCCCCGGCAGCTGCACACCCGGGGGGACCGGCTCGCATACTCCAACGGGATCGTCGTGCTCAGCCTCGCCGCGGCGGCCCTCATCTGGATCTTCGACGCGCAGGTCACCCGCCTCATCCAGCTCTACATCGTCGGCGTGTTCGTCTCCTTCACGCTGTGCCAGCTCGGCATGGTCAAGCACTGGGGCGGGGTGCTGCGCACCTCGGTCGACCCGGGCGAGCGGCGCCGCGTACGCACCTCCCGCGCCCTCAACGCCTTCGGCTTCGCCCTGACGGGGATCGTGCTCGTCGTCGTCCTCATCACGAAGGCCACGCACGGGGCCTGGATCACCCTCGTGCTCATGGGCGTCCTGTTCGCGCTCATGACCCGGATCAGCCGTCACTACGCCGACGTGCGCGAGGACCTGACGGTGACCGACTACGACGCGGAACGCGCCCTGCCCTCCCGGGTGCACGCCGTCGTGCTCGTCTCCCAGGTGCACAAGCCCACGATGCGGGCCCTCGCCTACGCCCGCGCGACCAGGCCCTCGACGCTGCAGGCGCTGACCGTCGCCGTCGAGCCGGGCGACGCCGAGTCGATCCGGGCCGCCTGGGACGCCGCCGGGGTGCCGTTGCCGCTCACCGTCGTGGACTCGCCCTATCGCGAGATCGTGCGCCCGGTCCTCGACTTCGTTCGGAACATCCGCCGGGAGTCCCCGCGCGATCTCGTGGTCGTCTACATCCCCGAGTACGTGGTCGACCACTGGTGGGCGCAGGTGCTGCACAATCAGAACGCCCTGCGGCTCAAGTCCCGGCTGCTGTTCACGCGGGGGGTGGTCGTCGCCTCCGTGCCGTGGCAGCTCGGCGCGGCCGCGCCCCGGCAGCCGCGAGACTAGAGCCATGACAGCATCGATCGGCACCCCGGCCCCGGCGGCGGACCTCACCCTACGGATCGCGGGCCCCGTCCACGGCGGCCACTGCCTCGCCCGGACGGCCGAGGGCCGCGTCGTCTTCGTGCGCCACGGCGCCCCCGGCGAGCTCGTGCGCGCCCGCCTCACCGACACCGGCAAGGTCTGGCGCGCGGACGCCGTCCGGATCCTCGAGCCCTCACCCGACCGGGTGGACGTGCCGTGGCGGGCGGCCGGGCCCGGCGGCGTCGGCGCCGTCGAACTGGCCCACCTGAGCCGGCCCGCGCAGCTGCGCTGGAAGAGCGAGGTGATCGTCGATGCCCTGCGCCGGATCGGCGGCCTCGACCTGCCGGTCACGATGGTCGATCCCGAACCCGGATCCGACGGCTGGGGCACCCGCACGCGGATCCGGCTCGCCTGCGACGCCGACGGCCGCGCGGGCATGCACGCCCACCGCAGCGACCGCATCGTGCCCCTGGAGAGCATGCCGCTCGCGGTCGCGGCGCTCGCCCGCCTCGACGTCTTCACCCGCCGCTGGCCCGCTCACGCCGTCCTCACCCTCGTGGCCCCGAGCGTGGGCGAACCCGTCCTGCTCGTGGACGACGCCCCGGCGGCCCTCGAGGGCACCTCGCCCCGGCCGTGGGTCACCGAGGTCGTCCGCGTTGCCGCCGCCGACCTCACCTACCGCGTCGCGGCGGGCGGGTTCTGGCAGAGCCACCGCGCCGCCCCCGCGAGCCTCGCGGGCGCCGTCCTCGCCGCCGCGCACCCGGCGGGCGGATCCCTGACCGGCGCGCGGGTCTTCGACCTGTACTCCGGTGCCGGACTGTTCTCGCTCCCGCTCGCCCACGCCGTCGGGCCGACCGGGGCGGTCTACGCCGTCGAGGGGGATCGTCGTGCCGCCCAGGCCGCCCGGCGCAACGGCCGGGGCCTGGCGCAGCTGACCGGCCGGAGCGGGGACGTCGCCCGGGTCCTCGCCAAGGACGCCCCCGAGCGCGCGGACGTCGTCGTGCTCGACCCGCCCCGGACCGGGGCCGGCAGGCATGTCATGGCCCGCGTCGTCGAGCGCCGGCCCGAACGGATCGTCTACGTGGCCTGCGATCCGGCCGCCCTGGCCCGGGACCTCGCGTTCGCGGCCGCGGCGGGCTACCGCGCCGACCGCGTCGTCGGCCACGACCTCTTCCCGCACACGCACCACGTCGAGTCGATCGCCGTGCTGCGGCCCGCGTCGTCGGAATAGGCGATAATTCCGACGTGAACACGCTGAGTGCGACCGGCAGGCCCTCCGGGCTGAGCGCATCCGACGTCGTCGAGCGGGTGGCCGCCGGGCAGGTGAACCGCACCCACGACGTCGCCTCCCGCGGCCTGTGGGACATCCTGCGGGGGAACCTGTTCACCCTGTTCAACGCGATGCTCGGCACGGCGCTCGTGCTCGTGCTCGTCGTCGGGGCCTGGCGCGACGCCGTGTTCGGCGGGGTGATCATCTCCAACACCCTCATCGGCGCGATCACCGAGCTGCGCGCCAAGCGCGCCCTCGACCGGCTGGCCATCCTCGACCGGGGCCGCCTCCGGGTCCTGCGCGACGGCCGGCGCACCGAGGTCGAGCTCGAGGAGATCGTGCTCGACGACCTCGTGCTCCTGAGCACGGGCGACCAGGTGCCCGCCGACGGCCGGGTGCTCGACTCGACCGGCCTCGAGCTCGACGAGTCCATGCTCACCGGCGAGTCCGACCCGGTGTCCAAGCCGGCCGGCGCGGAACTCTACTCGGGGGCCGCGGTCGTGGCCGGGTCGGGCCTCTACCGGGTGACGAAGGTCGGAGCGGACGGCTACGCCCAGCGCATCACGGCCGAGGCGAAGCGGTTCTCACTCGTGGGCTCGGAGCTGCGTGACGGCATCAACCGGATCCTCGTGATCATCTCCTGGATCATCGTGCCGATGGCGTTGCTGCTGTTCTGGAGCCAGCTGCGGGCCGAGGGCGGCGCCGCGGCGAGCTTCGCCGACGGCACGTGGCGCGATGCCGTGGTCCAGGCGGTCGCCGGCATCGTGGGCATGGTGCCCGAGGGACTCGTGCTGCTCACCTCGATCAACTTCGCGCTCGCGGCCCTCATCCTCGCGCGCCGGTCGGTGCTCGTGCAGGAACTGCCGGCGGTCGAGGTGCTCGCCCGGGTCGACGTGCTCTGCCTCGACAAGACGGGCACGATCACCGACGGCTCGATCGCCCTCGACGCGATCGTGCCGATCGGGCCGGGCGACCCGGCGGAACTCGGCCGGATCCGGGCGGTGCTCGCGGGCATCGCGGGCGATCCGGAGGCGAATCCGACGGCCCGCGCGATGGCGCCCGCGCTCGAGGACGTCGCCCCCGCCGCGCTGCGTGTGCTCGTGCCGTTCTCCTCCGCGCGCAAGTGGAGCAGTGCCTTCGACGGCGAGACGACCTGGTACTTCGGGGCGCCGGAGGTGCTCGTCGCGGGCCTCGAGGATGCGGGTGAGGTCGTGGCCGACGTGCGCGAGCGGGCCGCCGCGGGGGCCCGGGTGCTGCTGCTGGCCCGCGCACCGGGCCAGGTGCGGGAACCGGGCGGGGACCTGCGCCCCGTGGCCCTGGCCGCCATGCGTGAGCGGGTACGCCCGGACGCGGCCGAGACCCTGCGCTACTTCGAACGGCAGGGGGTGCGGGTCAAGGTGCTCTCCGGGGACAATCCGCGCACGGTCGCCGCGATCGCGACCTCGGTCGGGCTCGAGGCGGACGGCGGGGTCGACGCCCGCACGCTCACCGCGGAGAGCACCGCCGCGATGCTGCGCGACCACCACGTGTTCGGGCGCGTGAGCCCCGAGCAGAAACGACAGTTCGTGCACGCCCTCCAGGCCGATGGGCACACGGTGGCGATGACCGGCGACGGGGTGAACGACGCCCTCGCCCTCAAGGACGCCGACCTCGGCATCGCGATGGGCAGCGGTGCCGCCGCGACGAAGGCCGTGGCACGGCTCGTGCTCGTCGACGGCCGCTTCTCCGAGCTGCCGGGAGTCGTGGCGCAGGGCCGGCGGGTCATCGCGAACATGGAACGCGTCGCCGCCCTCTTCCTCGCCAAGACCACCTACGCCGTGCTGCTGGCCCTGACCGTGGCCCTCGTCTCCTGGCCGTATCCGTTCCTGCCGCGGCACCTGACGATCGTCGGCACCCTGACGATCGGCACCCCCGCCTTCCTGCTCGCCCTGGCCCCGAACACCCGCCGGTACCGGCCGGGCTTCCTCGGACGGGTCCTCAAGCTCGCGATCCCGTGCGGTGTCGTGGCCGCCGCCGCCGTACTCGCGGTCTACGGAACCCTCCACCTGCGGGGGAGCGAGGCGCAGGCCTCGACCGCGGCGACGCTCACCCTCGTGCTCATCGGACTGTGGCTCCTGGGGGCCCTCGCCCGGCCGCTCACCCCCTACCGGATGGCGGTCGTGGCGGCGATGACCCTCGGAGCCGCCGGGGCGCTCCTGATCTCGCCGATCCGGCACTTCTTCGCGCTCGAGATCCCGACTCCGGGTGCGGCCCTGCTCGTGCTCGTGGCCGCGGTGATCGGCTGCGCCCTGGTCGAGGTGATCTATCGTTGGCGGGAGCGCCGGGCGAGACCCGGCGGGGTGTCCTCCGGGGCCCCCACCGGGGCCCGAACGGATGCCGGCACCGGCTCCGGACGCAGGGAGTGGCGATGACACGGATCAGATTCGGGTACAAGGCCTCGGCCGAGCAGTTCTCGCCCGCCGACCTGTTGCAGTTCGCGGTCGCGGCCGAACGGGCCGGCTTCGACTCGGTGTTCACGAGCGATCACCTCCAGCCGTGGCGCCATCACGGCGGGCACGCCCCGGCCGCCCTGCCGTGGCTCGGCGCGCTCGCGGCCTCGACCTCCGCCGTCCATATCGGCACGAGCGTGCTCACCCCGACCCTGCGCTACCACCCGGCCGTCATCGCCCAGGCCTTCGCCACGCTCGGGCTGCTCGCTCCCGGGCGGGTGATCCTCGGGCTCGGGACGGGGGAGTCGATGAACGAGGCCCCGCTCGGGAGAGCGTGGCCGAGTGGGCGCGAGCGGCTCGACCGGCTGCGGGAGGCGGTCGAACTCATCCGGGCGCTGTGGGAGCGGGAGCGTGTGACCTTCGAGGGCGAGTACTACCGCACCGACCGCGCGACCGTCTACGACCGGCCCGAGGTGCCGGTGCCGATCTACCTCGCCGCGTCCGGCCCCCGGGCGACCCGCTCGGCGGGGGAGCTCGGCGACGGCTTCATCACCACGAGCGGCAAGGGTGCCGGGCTCTACACCGGCACGCTCCTGCCGGCCCTGGCCGAGGGGGCGGCGGCCGCGGGGCGTTCCGCCGCCGACCTCGACCTGATGATGGAGGTGAAGGTCTCCTTCGATCCCGACCTCTCCCACGCCCGCGAGGCCACCCGGTACTGGGGCGCGCTCGCCCTGTCGCCGGAGGAGAAGACGGGCGTGAGCGACCCGGTCGAGATGGAGCGGCTCGCCGACGCCCTCCCCACCGAGCGCACGGTCACCCGCTGGATCGTCTCGAACGACCCCGAGCACCTGGCGGAGCAGATCTGGTCCTATGTCGACATGGGCTTCACCCACCTGGTCTTCCACGATCCCGACCCCGATCAGCACCGGTTCCTCGAT
The window above is part of the Pseudactinotalea sp. HY158 genome. Proteins encoded here:
- the dut gene encoding dUTP diphosphatase, whose protein sequence is MTYSESRGLHHGEADVAEVLWQRLDPDLPAPSYAHPGDAGLDIRARVDVDLGPGERALVPTGLAIALPLGYAAFLHPRSGLAARAGITIVNAPGTVDAGYRGEISVALLNTDSRAHTISRGDRIAQVVIQKVAVADLIEVSRLPGSDRGAGGFGSTGGWLKGTAS
- a CDS encoding DUF3710 domain-containing protein encodes the protein MSFFRRKNSRAAAPPQEAAEPAEETSAGTRAPGPVNTANTGDPVDTVNTGEPTGPGDPDGADGAAARGPWDLDEQPELGTRVDVGGLRIPARQGMQVRMELEPKSRRIVSVNIALGGSALQLQAFAAPRSEGLWETLRPEIVESITKQGGTVEAREGGFGEELLARLPVRTKDGRSGHRPARFLGFDGSRWFLRGVLTGPAAVDPEAGAALEEVFADVVVVRGTAPRAPRDLLPLHLPGKPGEEVAPEPTRPVLDLGQGRGPEITEVG
- a CDS encoding OB-fold nucleic acid binding domain-containing protein, whose translation is MGVRSLWRRALASEAELDAGEERAAARAEGTQLIGDAVPGTVVDLLGTVRSLTYSPPGAPPTVSAELYDGSGSADLIFLGRREIAGIVPGRRLAVHGRIGAHLPGSARMHLFNPAYRLLPPARLPAKEPAR
- a CDS encoding DUF3159 domain-containing protein, which gives rise to MTDSPPTGTGPAPADDRGLRQLTSDSFDVAAAMGGVRGLIESVLPGLVFLVVFVITRDITLSVALAVGCAVVATIARLVVRTPITQAVGGLAGVVIGAVWAWRSGEAADFFAWGLWVNAGFATAMLVSVLARFPAVAVFAAGLTGHDLRWRDSSDPAAAMRRFRQATWLWCGAFLARLAVQVPLYFNDEVGWLGTARLVMGAPMWVLVLWITWIMVSPIVREPAAGRSREDADPEPS
- a CDS encoding TrkA family potassium uptake protein, with product MRVVIAGAGSVGRSIARELLGHGHEVLLMDHQPAAMRVSTVAEADWLLGDACEIATLERAELERTDVVVAATGDDKVNLVVSLLAKTEYTVSRVVARVNNPKNEWMFDDAWGVDVAVSTPRIMTALVEEAVSVGDLVKIFTFHASQANMFEITLPADSPAVGTRVADLRWPGHTVLAAIIRDADPLPPTGDDTLEVGDQLLLISSAPDQRLPEIARLLVPERSD
- a CDS encoding TrkA family potassium uptake protein — translated: MGAGRVGTTLARSLETHGHSVAIIDQNPDSFRRLPDEFEGQRVVGLGFDRDALARAGIEDAHAFAAVSSGDNSNILAARVVREVFGVEHVVARIYDPKRAEIYERLGITTVATVRWTADQVLRRLIPAGAHSLFRDASGAVSLVQADSHPGWIGWSITHIEAAIGARVAYLARLGVGYVPAAHDLLQEGDLVHLLVGTDGIDEVQRRLAVAPAEEED
- a CDS encoding APC family permease; its protein translation is MPNIGDAAKRLLVGRPMRSDRLGHTLLPKRLALPVFASDALSSVAYAPDEILLTLSLAGLTAYAVSPWVGIAVVVVMLTVVTSYRQTVRAYPSGGGAYEVTATNLGKGAGLTVASALLVDYVLTVAVSISSGTQYLATVLPAAGGHETGIAIGIVLLLALLNLRGVRESGAKTAIPVYVFMLSMGVLAVAGAVQWLAGSLGRAPSADLALVSEPGFDQGLMGLAGGLLILRAFSSGSAALTGVEAIANGVPNFRKPKSRNAGTTLLLLGGLGSAMLLTVLLLAGATGVRFVEDPASQLLRDGVGVGADYVQNPVIGQLASTVFAGFQPMFYLLTISTGIILLLAANTAYNGFPILGSILAREGYLPRQLHTRGDRLAYSNGIVVLSLAAAALIWIFDAQVTRLIQLYIVGVFVSFTLCQLGMVKHWGGVLRTSVDPGERRRVRTSRALNAFGFALTGIVLVVVLITKATHGAWITLVLMGVLFALMTRISRHYADVREDLTVTDYDAERALPSRVHAVVLVSQVHKPTMRALAYARATRPSTLQALTVAVEPGDAESIRAAWDAAGVPLPLTVVDSPYREIVRPVLDFVRNIRRESPRDLVVVYIPEYVVDHWWAQVLHNQNALRLKSRLLFTRGVVVASVPWQLGAAAPRQPRD
- a CDS encoding class I SAM-dependent RNA methyltransferase; amino-acid sequence: MTASIGTPAPAADLTLRIAGPVHGGHCLARTAEGRVVFVRHGAPGELVRARLTDTGKVWRADAVRILEPSPDRVDVPWRAAGPGGVGAVELAHLSRPAQLRWKSEVIVDALRRIGGLDLPVTMVDPEPGSDGWGTRTRIRLACDADGRAGMHAHRSDRIVPLESMPLAVAALARLDVFTRRWPAHAVLTLVAPSVGEPVLLVDDAPAALEGTSPRPWVTEVVRVAAADLTYRVAAGGFWQSHRAAPASLAGAVLAAAHPAGGSLTGARVFDLYSGAGLFSLPLAHAVGPTGAVYAVEGDRRAAQAARRNGRGLAQLTGRSGDVARVLAKDAPERADVVVLDPPRTGAGRHVMARVVERRPERIVYVACDPAALARDLAFAAAAGYRADRVVGHDLFPHTHHVESIAVLRPASSE
- a CDS encoding HAD-IC family P-type ATPase, encoding MNTLSATGRPSGLSASDVVERVAAGQVNRTHDVASRGLWDILRGNLFTLFNAMLGTALVLVLVVGAWRDAVFGGVIISNTLIGAITELRAKRALDRLAILDRGRLRVLRDGRRTEVELEEIVLDDLVLLSTGDQVPADGRVLDSTGLELDESMLTGESDPVSKPAGAELYSGAAVVAGSGLYRVTKVGADGYAQRITAEAKRFSLVGSELRDGINRILVIISWIIVPMALLLFWSQLRAEGGAAASFADGTWRDAVVQAVAGIVGMVPEGLVLLTSINFALAALILARRSVLVQELPAVEVLARVDVLCLDKTGTITDGSIALDAIVPIGPGDPAELGRIRAVLAGIAGDPEANPTARAMAPALEDVAPAALRVLVPFSSARKWSSAFDGETTWYFGAPEVLVAGLEDAGEVVADVRERAAAGARVLLLARAPGQVREPGGDLRPVALAAMRERVRPDAAETLRYFERQGVRVKVLSGDNPRTVAAIATSVGLEADGGVDARTLTAESTAAMLRDHHVFGRVSPEQKRQFVHALQADGHTVAMTGDGVNDALALKDADLGIAMGSGAAATKAVARLVLVDGRFSELPGVVAQGRRVIANMERVAALFLAKTTYAVLLALTVALVSWPYPFLPRHLTIVGTLTIGTPAFLLALAPNTRRYRPGFLGRVLKLAIPCGVVAAAAVLAVYGTLHLRGSEAQASTAATLTLVLIGLWLLGALARPLTPYRMAVVAAMTLGAAGALLISPIRHFFALEIPTPGAALLVLVAAVIGCALVEVIYRWRERRARPGGVSSGAPTGARTDAGTGSGRREWR
- the fgd gene encoding glucose-6-phosphate dehydrogenase (coenzyme-F420); this encodes MTRIRFGYKASAEQFSPADLLQFAVAAERAGFDSVFTSDHLQPWRHHGGHAPAALPWLGALAASTSAVHIGTSVLTPTLRYHPAVIAQAFATLGLLAPGRVILGLGTGESMNEAPLGRAWPSGRERLDRLREAVELIRALWERERVTFEGEYYRTDRATVYDRPEVPVPIYLAASGPRATRSAGELGDGFITTSGKGAGLYTGTLLPALAEGAAAAGRSAADLDLMMEVKVSFDPDLSHAREATRYWGALALSPEEKTGVSDPVEMERLADALPTERTVTRWIVSNDPEHLAEQIWSYVDMGFTHLVFHDPDPDQHRFLDAFGSRVLPLLHARAGR